One Phycisphaerae bacterium RAS2 DNA window includes the following coding sequences:
- the sufS gene encoding Cysteine desulfurase, with amino-acid sequence MEIEAARAQMPICREYNFMDHAAVGPVCGPAGDAMRAYLEEAQHHAWARGGMLPETARVRQNAAKLLNCHPEEVTFVKNTSEGLGYVANGLQFSKGDNIVTTGVEFPANIYPWMNLRSHGVQLKMVPEDNGRIPLERLVELIDDRTRVVTVSAVQYASGFRTDLAALGTICQQRGVLFCVDAIQALGVLPIDVRAMKIDFLSADGHKWLLGPEGAGVFYCRHELLGLLRPSSVGWLNVRDAMAFNDYRLEFRDDARRFDSGSYNFAGVWGLGASIQWLLGIGIDEVWKRVELLTTRLADGVREKGYRLVSSRQAGESSGIVCFVSAKFDHARIVSHLRQEYRTVISTRGGRLRVSPHFYNTEDEIDQLIEHLPAH; translated from the coding sequence ATGGAAATCGAAGCCGCTCGCGCGCAGATGCCCATTTGCCGCGAATACAACTTCATGGACCATGCAGCGGTCGGGCCGGTCTGTGGTCCCGCCGGCGACGCGATGCGCGCATACCTCGAAGAGGCCCAGCACCATGCCTGGGCGCGCGGCGGCATGTTGCCCGAGACGGCTCGCGTCCGCCAGAACGCCGCCAAACTTCTGAACTGCCACCCCGAAGAGGTCACGTTCGTCAAGAACACCTCCGAAGGCCTGGGCTATGTCGCCAACGGACTGCAATTCTCCAAAGGGGACAACATCGTCACCACCGGTGTCGAATTTCCCGCCAATATTTATCCGTGGATGAATCTCCGTTCGCACGGCGTGCAGCTCAAGATGGTGCCGGAAGACAACGGCCGCATCCCGCTCGAGCGTCTCGTCGAGTTGATCGACGATCGGACGCGCGTCGTCACCGTTTCGGCCGTACAATACGCCAGCGGGTTCCGCACGGACCTCGCCGCCCTGGGGACGATCTGCCAGCAGCGCGGCGTTCTGTTCTGCGTCGATGCGATCCAGGCGCTGGGCGTGCTGCCGATCGACGTGCGCGCGATGAAGATTGATTTCCTAAGCGCCGACGGGCACAAGTGGCTGCTCGGGCCGGAAGGCGCGGGGGTCTTCTACTGCCGCCACGAATTGCTGGGCCTGCTGCGTCCGTCGAGCGTGGGCTGGCTCAACGTGCGCGACGCGATGGCGTTCAACGACTACCGGTTGGAGTTTCGAGATGACGCGCGGCGATTCGACAGCGGAAGCTACAACTTCGCGGGCGTCTGGGGACTTGGCGCGTCGATCCAATGGCTGCTCGGCATCGGCATCGACGAAGTTTGGAAACGCGTCGAACTGCTGACAACCCGTCTCGCCGATGGCGTCCGCGAGAAGGGCTACCGGCTCGTCAGCTCGCGCCAGGCCGGCGAATCCAGCGGCATTGTGTGCTTCGTTTCGGCAAAGTTCGACCACGCTCGAATCGTCAGCCATCTTCGCCAGGAATACCGCACGGTCATCTCCACGCGCGGCGGCCGTCTGCGCGTCAGTCCGCACTTCTACAACACCGAAGACGAAATCGACCAGTTGATCGAACACCTTCCGGCGCACTGA
- the clsA gene encoding Major cardiolipin synthase ClsA yields MPSFEFWTLVSLASYVCAIVAIIDILIKRRDPRGMIAWIFALIFLPIAGVVLYALIGYPPLYRKVRRREKRKRIIAAALAARSQATVAAHPADTALATDASQRALMAMASAVSETSPTGGNTVEIHHDAEKMFAALFAMIESARSHVHLEYYIYADDETGRALGDLLARKVREGVEVRLLLDAVGSWKLSRAFVRDLQSRGVRVAFFLPWGLTTRRLNINCRNHRKLVVVDGVHAVIGSHNIADEYRGRKARFGPWRDTTLCIHGPAAAQLQEIFAEDWHFATRESLLAERYFPTVDPAGRQVVHIIPSGPDRRPRILDHLLFAAVSDARHAVLLITPYFVPDNAMLLALESAALRGVRVRLLLPSKSDHWMVLWAGRATYQELLEAGVEIYEYDRGMLHSKVVVVDQRWAMVGSANMDVRSFRINFELTSILYDADAARLLEADFDALLASSHRVLPGEIAAYSFGQQLALGAARMATPVL; encoded by the coding sequence ATGCCCTCTTTTGAATTCTGGACCCTCGTTTCGCTCGCATCGTATGTCTGCGCCATCGTCGCAATCATCGACATCCTGATAAAGCGACGCGACCCGCGCGGCATGATCGCCTGGATCTTCGCCCTGATCTTTCTTCCCATCGCCGGTGTCGTGCTCTACGCGCTAATTGGCTACCCTCCGCTTTATCGAAAAGTTCGCCGCCGTGAGAAACGCAAGCGCATCATCGCCGCGGCCCTCGCTGCGCGCTCGCAAGCGACCGTCGCCGCGCACCCCGCCGACACGGCCCTGGCCACCGATGCATCGCAGCGCGCCCTCATGGCCATGGCCAGCGCGGTCAGCGAGACGTCGCCCACCGGCGGCAACACCGTCGAAATCCATCACGACGCCGAAAAAATGTTCGCCGCCCTATTCGCCATGATCGAGTCGGCCCGGTCGCACGTTCATCTCGAATACTACATCTATGCCGACGACGAGACCGGCCGCGCGCTGGGCGATCTGCTGGCTCGTAAAGTGCGCGAGGGAGTCGAGGTGCGCCTGCTCTTGGACGCGGTTGGCTCATGGAAATTGTCTCGTGCCTTTGTACGCGATCTGCAATCGCGCGGCGTGCGGGTCGCCTTTTTTCTCCCATGGGGCCTGACGACGCGCCGCCTGAACATCAACTGCCGCAACCATCGCAAGCTCGTGGTCGTCGACGGAGTCCACGCCGTCATCGGAAGTCACAACATCGCAGACGAGTACCGCGGGCGTAAAGCACGGTTCGGTCCCTGGCGCGACACCACGCTTTGCATCCATGGCCCGGCCGCCGCGCAATTGCAGGAGATCTTCGCCGAAGACTGGCACTTCGCCACACGCGAGAGCCTGCTCGCTGAACGTTACTTCCCGACGGTGGATCCCGCCGGCAGACAGGTCGTTCACATCATCCCAAGCGGGCCGGATCGGCGACCGCGCATCCTCGATCATTTGCTCTTCGCCGCGGTGTCCGATGCGCGGCACGCCGTGCTGCTGATCACGCCCTATTTCGTGCCGGACAACGCCATGCTGCTCGCGCTGGAGTCAGCGGCCTTGCGCGGCGTGCGCGTGCGGCTGTTGCTTCCATCGAAGTCTGATCACTGGATGGTGCTATGGGCCGGCCGCGCAACGTATCAGGAGCTACTCGAAGCGGGCGTGGAGATATACGAATACGACCGCGGCATGTTGCATTCCAAGGTCGTCGTCGTCGACCAGCGCTGGGCGATGGTTGGCTCGGCCAACATGGATGTCCGAAGCTTTCGCATCAATTTTGAACTGACCAGCATCCTCTACGACGCCGACGCCGCCCGGTTGCTCGAAGCCGATTTCGACGCCCTGCTCGCATCATCTCACCGCGTCCTGCCCGGCGAAATCGCCGCTTACAGCTTCGGGCAGCAACTCGCCCTCGGCGCAGCACGCATGGCCACGCCGGTGCTATGA